The Nicotiana tabacum cultivar K326 chromosome 5, ASM71507v2, whole genome shotgun sequence sequence tatatgtttGCAATAACAGATTCTTTTCTCAGTTACGCCACATTCTTATCGCATTATATACTAGTTGTACCGTTTTGTTTTCTCAATTTTCTTTATTcacctatttcctttttgaatGCTACGGTGCTAGAAGGGGAACCTTGGAGCAACAAGTTGTCTCTGTGGAACctataggtcacgagttcgagccgtggaagtaGCCACTAATGCTTTCATTagggtaggttgtctacatcacatcccttggggtgcggcccttccctggaccctgcgtaaatgcgggatgctttgtgcacctgGCTGCCCTTTTTTAGTGCTACGATGCTAGTACATTTTTCATAAATTGATTCCTCTGTTTGAAGTACATTTTGTGAATCTATATTCTCTGAATTGTTCATTTCTGACTCAGCTTGGTTCTTTCAATCCAGGTACGTTAAAAGCAGAAGTGATAAACAGCTTTTACATGGACTAAAGTACAATGATACAAGTTCTTGTAACCCCGAAGGCGAAAATAATGGTCTCCCAATTGTTCCTTGTGGTTTGATTGCATGGAGCTTGTTTAATGACACATACTCCTTTTCCCGCGGAATAGATGCTCTAAAAGTCAACAGGAAAAATATTGCTTGGAGGAGTGACCGTGAACACAAATTTGGGAAGCATGTTTATCCATACAATTTTCAGAGTGGGTCTTTAATTGGTGGTGCAACATTGGACCCTAAAGTTCCTGTAAGGCCTTTTGAGTGATGCAGCAACTTTGACTATTCTTTTCTGTTAATGAAACATATGTTATTACGAAATTGAAAGTTAAACCAAGGCATATAAATTAAGGTTCTGGCCTTCATGTTAGAGTCAATATCTCTGCTAGAATCCTTAGACTAAAGAAGACGGAAAAATAAATGACCAGTGGGAAAATAAGTATCATTCTtgataaatttcttttttttcctgGATGAACATGTACACGAGTCACTACTAACAGTCTGAGACAAATACTGATCATGGAAAGCAATTTTGGCTCTGTTCTAGATTCCCCGCCACATGCTGTGAAGCTGTTTCTCTGTTTGCCCTGATGCAGTTTCTAGCTTTAAAAGGGCagcctggtgcactaagctcccgctatgcgtggGGTCGGGGGAAGAGCCGGACCACAACTGGTCTACTGTACGCAGCATTATACTGCATTCCTGctagaggttgtttccacggctcgaacccatgacctcctggtcacatggcaacaactttaccagttacgccaaggctccccttctagCTTTACTGCACAGTAACAGTCAACTTAATTTTTCTTGCTAGGTATCATGCTTACATGTGGCACTCAATGTTGAGATATTGCATTTATGAATTGCAtctttataaattttattttcttggatGAACGTGTACATGAGTCACTACTAACTGTCTTAGATGTGGCACTCATGAGTTGAGATATCGCACTCACGAAGTCTTTATATCAGCTTGCACTCATGAGTTGAGTCTTTACAATCATATTCTCTATTTTGAATCCTTGCTTAAAGATTGGAATTTTTAGCACTTCGTTGGTGACATATTGTTTTAAGATTAAGCATAAATTATGACTTCAAAATTGTGATTCTTGCCTTCTCTTTCACGAGTATATGGATTTGTCTTCTATCTAATTCTCTTCTCTAATGTTCTCCTTTTTCATGAACCATATTTCCTCTTTGTAATGGGATTGATGGAATCAACCAGCTAAGTGATCAGGAGGATCTCATTGTATGGATGCGTACTGCTGCTCTCCCTAATTTCCGTAAATTATATGGAAGAATTGAAGAGGACTTAAATGAAGATGATTTAATTATGGTGAAGCTTGTAAACAACTACAACACTTACAGTTTTGGTGGAAGGAAGAAACTTGTTCTTTCAACAACCAGCTGGCTTGGTGGCCGGAATAACTTCCTTGGAATGTCCTACATTGCTGTCGGCTCTTCATTTATCTTCCTCGCTTTTGTCTTCTTATTACTTCATGTGAAAAATCCAAGGTAAACCTTCATGTAGGCCAATATACAAATTAATGCTTCATGACACCCTTTTATATGTGCCAAAATCCTGTTCTGCACTTACATAAGCTTCATGGTGTACTGTGGGGCATCCTTCCTACCCCATCTCCCCTGCCTCTTCCCTTCAGGAAACGGAAATACAGATGCCTACGTTTTCATTTAGACCATCTAAGAAACAGGTGAAATTGCAGGAGAATGCTGTTTTGCATTAAGATAGATCTGAAGTACAATAACAAGAAACTGGATGTTAGTTATGCTAGTTAAAGCAACTTTATTGGTTATATTTTCTCTGTTTCCATTCATgagaatttaagtgtgtgtgtgtgcacgTATGGTGGGGAGAGAGAGAGTTAGGGGACGAGGACGGTGATGCTCTATCCTTGACCAGCAAGAATATTAGGGTGTCCAACAGTTGAGATTGGCCAAGAGATAACAGTGGAAGCAGAAATACAAAATCCTATTTAAAATGTGAACATTTTTGAgactcttgagccgagggtctattgaaacCATCCTCTCTACCTTCtcaaggtaggagtaaggtctgcgtacaaactaccctccgcAGACCCCACTTGTGCGATTacactgggttttttgttgttgttagagatcttcttttttcctctttcGATACACACACACTGCTGTAGGGAATTCATAGTATGGCTTAAGCATTTGTACTTCATGTTCTGCATGATGgttctttggggggggggggtgaaggGGGGTTTACAATCCATTTTCTGCCAAAAACATTTGCCCATTTCTATGTGACCAGTACCCAAGGACTTGAGCCGTTTGCTGTGGCTGCAGGATTTTTAGGATTTCCACTTGCACTGACACAAGTATAAGCAGGAAGTAGTGGAGCGTTAAACTAGGAAATCTGGCAGCAAACAAGACCAGATCCAATCTGGGTTCTGTGGCAGCTCCATTGTCTATAACCCACCTGAATACTTCTATAGAGTGTTGAGTAAAAACCACTGATTCAAATGCTATAACCAGTGAAAACCTTGAAGTTCATCAATATACGCCGCCTTTGACAATATGCAAATTTTTTGCAGAACTTTCCGCATTTGTTTAACTATTGGTTACCCGTGAAGAACCAAGCTATTACACTGTGCTGGAGAGGGGCTGCCAATTTATTAATCCTTGACTCTTGCTCAATAAAAGAATGCTCCTTGCTGAGTGACTGAGCCCTACAAACTGGCGCAGATTTGCTGGAGATTCTTGCAGTGGAGGATAGGAAAATGTAAGAATAAGAAGTATTGGCTGAAGGGATGCTGGGAAGGGGAATAGGGAATTGCCTCCAATTGTAGATAGATTGGGTGGATGGTTGTTGATAGAGTATCTACACGGTTGTGTTTTAGTTTCCGCTGGGTAACCAAGAGTTCTGACAGCTCGACATAGTGCTAGCTTTTCGTTCTTTATTTACTTCCCATGACACCTAAGATAGTTTTAAATCTGGCTCACTGCAAATGATTAGTATATTTTTTCTGTAAAAGTGCTCAGAATTATTAACCTACCTTCAGTTTACTGATACTGAGAGGTTGTACATCCCATTGAAAGTCATGGTTGTTCAGCCTTTTCTGCATGTTGTCGGGACTTTGATTTGAGCTCCCCTTTATGCAGGCCTTATGGGGATACAAATTTATCTTGGAACTGGAAAGGCATGTCAAACTAGAAGGTATTACTACTTCTAAATTACAAATTCCTCTTCGAAAAGTTTGGCCTTACTAAGTGAAGTTCTTATAATGAGAACAGTAGAACATCTGTTAAGAGGATGCATTGTGTTCATGAAGGCTATGATTGGGTGTTGGAATCATAAACCCAAACAATTTGGTACCATTTCAGTAATTTGTGTTGGCATGCTAAGACCTATATGTATCTTCAAAAATTTCTTGAGTAGTTTGTTGCTGAAATGCTTTGGGGAAATGACACTATATAGCcattctcaaaataatagccgaaaaaatgtataatttttgtatattttttgtgtatatatatacattatgtatgttatatgcaaaaattatacaaattttatacacttttttatctaccaaatgtaaatagtttccGGTGCGGCTAAATGCTTTAGCAAAATTCCTAGGTCCTAGCTACTTCTGGCTGAGTATGTAATGTGAACAATAAAAAGTTAGCTAACTAGCTAGTTAGTTATGTATTTGCAAGATGAATCAGATAATTATCGTCTTCTACTACATTCAAATTTCATCCAAATGGTCAATAAAGTAtaataacaacatacccagtgtaatcccacaagtgaggtttggggagggtagtgtgtacacagaccttacccctacctttgtgaagatagagagactgtttccgaagaccttcggctcaagaaaaacgacaaaaagggaagaaatcaacaacatatcaacaaaataataagctaaCCGAAGCGAATAAACAACAGGTACCAATAGAACTCTAAGAATACGAGAGTACAAGACTAATACTACTACCTACCGACATAGAAATACGCTCGACTACTCACTAACCTCCTACCCTAATTCTCGGCCTCCACAGGCTCCTATCGAGGATCATGTTCTATCGAGGATCATGTTCTCAGTAAGCTCAAGCtacgccatatcctgcctgatcacttcTCCCAAATACTTCTTAGACCTAGCTCTACCTCTAAAATGGTCAATAAAGTATAGGTTGATGAAATTGAATGGCGAGAGTATGTGCAATCTTTTAAGGTTTGATTGCTTGAATGACTAAATGTGCAATCTTTTTAAGGTTTGATTGCTTGAATGACTAAATCCATCTTAAGGGAGTTAATCCAAGGGTATCTGTGTTGTATTTTGTTTACTTAAAAGTACTATGGCAGTGGGAACTTACAGTGGTAGCATACATTAGTTTTGTTATTTAGATAACCATAGAATGTAATCAGTGTGTTatatgtgcagatggatttctATGAAAGATGCCTCCTGGTATATAAATGAAGTTATATCAGATATTTTCAGAAGAAAAAGATCCAAAGTATACATTGCAGAATTTGCGAACAATTCATACAATCAGCCTGTGGCTTGATATGTAGCAAGTGTACCTTTTGCTGATAATTTATTTGTAAGCATATATTGTTTTGTACAGCTTATATGAAAGACTATGAAGAGGCTATTATTGGTGTTCAAGTGGTCAATTTGCATTCGCTATCCGATACTGTTTCCTTTGAGAATACAATTTGTGTATAATTAGACACCATTAAATTACTCTTATATCTGACATTTTACTACAATCATCTTCATGTACATTAACTATAGAGGAATGTTGACTTAATACGTGTGCTTGTGtagacaataacaacaacaacaataaaccgtGATCCTACAAGTGAGGTTTAGAGAAGGTAGTGTTTATGCAGCCTAACCCCTGTTGTTTTTGATAAGCCCTCGACCCAGGGGAATCATAGTCACATCATTTATTGAAATTGTGCTTGTGTAGGCATGACAAACATATCTAATTACTTCTCTTTTATTTGTGCGTTAAAAGAAATTAGAACAAGGAGAGAAAAGGaaacaagaaaaagagaaggaTGACCTAAAATTACCATACACGATTGTCATTCCATCAGCGCGTCAAGACGCTCCAATACATAATCAACCCCATGCTCTTTACACCctaattaaaaaatcaaaaaaaaaaagtgtctagcatagtataatatatgtataaaccTTATGACAGTAAAACAATAACATGAGATAAATCAACtgtaatatcttggcaatttaaacactaaaaggaaaaacaaacttAACTTCATACTATACCTCCTAACAAGTAGATAGTCAAGAGCCTTTTTCTTagtattataatttgaaaaattaCTCTTTTTAATATGGTAGGTGCAATCAGAGGCGGACCTATTTATGTAGAAGCGGGGTCACCGGACCCCGTTACCTTCAGCAAAATTTTTGAATGTATaagcgtgtgtgtgtgtgtgtcatatatatatatatatatatatatatatatatatatatatatatatatatatatatgttgaaaaCTATATGTTTTACTTGAAACCCTTAAGATTAAAAGCTTAATTGGGATACTGGTTGAGCAGTTCGCTACCCACCACCTTCAAATCCTAAGTTTGCCTCTGGGCGCAACGAATGAAAGTAAACGACATTACACAGTGCATTTGAGAACAAAAATCAATCTTCTGACTATATATTCTTCAAACATAACATCTTATTACAATATCATTATGAAAAATGAATGTCAAAATTGGAACAAAAAGGTTCGACTCGACATCCTATATATTAAACCATAGTGTATCTGTTAATCAATGTATAAGCAAGAATGGAAAGTAAAAGAACATATAATACTTTTTGATCGATAAAATCTTGATGAGTTTTAATTTCTTCTTCTGCAATTGTCTCTAATTTTGGAGCATTGGAAAGCCTACGAGGAGAAACAAAGCGTGCTGGTGCAACTTCTACTATATTATTCATGTATCTCCTTGCCATGCACTTGTCTTAATTAATTTCTTGTTTAAACAAGAAATTAAACTCttgttggattttttttttggaggAATATAGAAGGTAATTgagtttttttctttatttttattttaaggaaCAAAGATTTGGTGTTCATTTTATACTAGCTTGATCGAGTAAATGTAGGGTTGAAAATCATTATTATTAGTGATAAACCGTGAAAATAGATACACCTCGTTTGTTAAGAAGTTTTAGTATGAATTAGTGGTGTATGATTGAGGGGTGAAAATTAAATCACAGTTTGTTTCCATAAATCTCGTGGTCAAATGTCGTTGCAATATTATATTCCTTTGTTACTGTCTAATTACTACTATGCAATTTCCCTtgaaaaaaagaagctaaaatctAGGCAGGCCATgcttgtttaaccaaaaaatagaatttcagtcaaagctagaatttagaagaacacgggttactgataatcaaaagaatatgcaaaagaaaataatttgaggtaattagagtgtaatcaggagaaaaaacaagtaaatcaaagTATATTCCAATAATATCTCTtgtccttacaattgatcagatacctcccttttataggtatcttgaagatatgtgttttccccaaatcataatgaggctattatgaataattaaagacattgaatgctacgttacataatcattataatcaatacaaattctttAACGTATCCAGTATTTAATGCCTGTCAAATTCTGTATCTGCACTCTTTACTATGGTCAgatccattccttttgattcttGGATATAAATGACTTAAACAGGTATGGCCacccgtgcctcttcctttgtccttgctcgtttctattgctgctcgtgcctcttgactaatttgtaattctttgactatttgaccagtccacgtgtctcgACACGTCATCTTTATATAAatgtaatttttcccaatacagatagtccccccacttttcatttattcatcagttgaatatttgggaagtggatttcattaaaacgagaatttttgtcaccattaatgctatgacaaaattgacgcttcaattgtcacttccatttaatactCCGTACACGTATCAATTTTTCATTGGTTCTGCAGTTTTTGCAGCCTCTTTCAAGGTTTTTACGGTTCCACTATTTACGAAGTGCCAGTTATCATAATTGTGATCCTTCCTTCACTGCACTTTTATCTTTGGCGGTCGATTATCAATATAAGTATAACTTCTTCCCTTGTCTTTTACCTCATAAAGTTTTACTGAACACTTAATTTCTCAATTCTCTGTTTACTTCTTCTTTACATCATTCCTCTTCGCTATGTCTTCACCAAACCCTCACTCTCGAGAAGTCTCCATTGTTGATTCTTTCCCCAATGCCCCTGTTAGGCATAGAAGAGGAGGTAGACTTCGTAGCTTAGGATATACTCGAGGTGGTTCGTCTATGCCTTCTTCTAGTTCTGGTCCCTCTtctagaaccagaggttccctttctcacaAATCTTCTTCTAGGAGTAAAGAACCTTCTGAACCATTATGCGAACCTTTAGTAGAAGAGATAGTCCTTACAGAATTATCTTTTTACCACGATagggaatctcttagaaaccaGATTGCCGCTTTAGATCGTGTCGATACTTACCCCACTCAAATTACAGAAGTTTTGACTCCTGTGGTTCGTAAGGACTGTCATTGGAGTAACGATTttcccattattatccctaatccaaatcagaggataacttcttatttaactgggttttcttttgtttacatATACCCTTTTACTTTAGGGTTCAGACCAGCGATTGACCCAGTCATTCTCGAATTTTGCCATTTCTTCAACGTCTGTTTGGGACAAATTGGTTTGATCATATGGAGGGCTGTTGCCTGTTTAAGGCATTTAGCCACTAAAGCCGAAGTTCCTTTTACTTTTCCCCACTTGATTCATCTTTACTCACCTAGGCTTTTTCGCAATGGTATTTTTACACTAGTAGCCATGAGTAAGAGGGTTTTGGTGAGTCTCGAAGATGACAAAGACCGCGGCTGGTATGCCCGATTTGTTGCtacccccactgttggtttagtgggtgaggATAATGTTCCCTtctctgagaagtggaattttgcacgtaagtcttttaaccttctcgtacctttttccttcaagtttaCCAACTTTTCtaattttgcttttgttttttttagcTACCATGGGAGTTGTGAGGGATGATCCCAACTTTCGTAGTTGGGTAAATAAATTGCTGAAGATCGCACCGATGGACGGTAGgtcttggaaaacactttctaaCCGTTTTGGTTGGAAGgtaaagactcatggtaagaATTTATATTTTGTGCCTTTCGTATCTATATTCTCTTTTATTGTTCTAATTTCTATCCTTCTTTTcgtcaggatttgctattcgaggagttaCTGCTGAAGCAGTTGTGGCTTCTCGTGTTTCCTCGGGAACCCCTACTCCTTCAGGAACCCGTATATCTCTAGAAAGAGCTCGGGAAATAGTTTTGGGTTCTTCTTCTGCAAAAAGGAAAGCTGCAGAAGAGGAAGACTCTGAAGAAGAGGGAGATGAGGGCTCCCTGGTGACAAGGCCTCAAGTTAGGAGACACATCGTCTCTGATGACGAAGCTGAAGTGTCGGTTTCTCTTACCGAACTTGTTGAAACTCCAATAATAATTCCTGACGATGACATCACTCCCCACGATACTCGTGCGTCTATTGACCAACTTTTCATCAACAGATTTAGTCGTGAAGATGTAGGACCTATTTTAGACGAAGTACCCTTATCTTCTTTTTCAACTCCCGTGCTTGTGGTTCCTTCCTTACCGACCCCAGCTATTTCCGTTCCTTCTTCTACTGCTTTCACCTCTTCTCCGGCTCCTCCTTTGACTATTCCCCCTCCTATCATTCATCATACATAAGTGGGCTCTTCAAGTAGAAGTGCCGCTATGAGGCGGGTAACTATTGAAGTTCCTGCCGAGAGCAGCCTTTTGAGAAAGTCAGGTCAGGCAGATGCATGGTTGGAGCCTTTAATCAACCCAATTGAAAAAGCTAAGTTGGAGAGTCATAGTTCCCTGATTTTAATGAATGATATCGTACATGCTACTTTGAAGGTACTTTACTTCTCTTCCTTTTTTGCTTTATAATTCGACTATCTTTGAGGATTCTTACTTCCTTTTCCCCTTTTCAGGCCAACCTTATTGGCACAGAAATGATGAAAAGAATCGCCCCTTGGAGAAGATAGCACGTGACTCTCATTCGGAAGCAATCAATTGGAAGGAGCAATTTGAGAGTGCACAAATTGATATAGAAGACTTACAAGAGAGCAAAAATACCTTAGAGCAGCGAGTGCGGGCTTTAACTTCAGAATTGGCGGTTGCAAAAGCTTCTTCAAGACAAGCAGAAAAAGACAAAGAACGTCTTGAGTCCTCCTTCTCAAAGCAACTATCTAAAGCTAGTGAAGAAATCAGAGAGTTAAAAGCTCTTTTGGACCAAAAGGAAGTTTACGCTGGGGAGCTCGTGAACTTGACTCAAACATAAGAGGACCTTAGAATCTCTGCTAATAAAGTACGTGTTTTAGAATGCTcccatgcctctcttcaagcttcccACAACTACGCattggctgaaaatgaagagctaaagAATAAAATCGCTGCTTGGGAAAAGGATTACGAGATCCTTAAAGAAAAATATGTTGTCGAGACAagttgggcatttttgaattcTCGTCGTGATACCCTACTTGAAGCTGGTCAAGAAAACTTCAACATGGAGTTGGAGTTAGCTAAGATTAACGAAACCATTGAAAAGGCTCAACAAACTCAGGACTTCCCTTCTCCCATGGCTGAAGCTCCCGTGAATGTTGAAGCTGATATGGGTATCCCAATTCTTTCAAGCCCAATCGAATCTGTTGCTACAAGCCAAATTGAAACCACATCTGTTGATGTAGCTGCCCAAATTGAACCTACTGCTGTTGATGCTCCTGCTTCGGTTCCTCAAACT is a genomic window containing:
- the LOC107797918 gene encoding putative ALA-interacting subunit 2, whose product is MDVEGAGTWSGNGAESVESHSRPVRRHLNNAVYQFTQQNLPACKPVLTPAWVISMFFLIGVIFIPIGLLCLHASESVVEIVDRYDTDCVPDHLKGQKVTYIKDSSVSEFCDRYLQVPQNMKAPIYIYYQLDNYYQNHRRYVKSRSDKQLLHGLKYNDTSSCNPEGENNGLPIVPCGLIAWSLFNDTYSFSRGIDALKVNRKNIAWRSDREHKFGKHVYPYNFQSGSLIGGATLDPKVPLSDQEDLIVWMRTAALPNFRKLYGRIEEDLNEDDLIMVKLVNNYNTYSFGGRKKLVLSTTSWLGGRNNFLGMSYIAVGSSFIFLAFVFLLLHVKNPRPYGDTNLSWNWKGMSN